Genomic segment of Candidatus Methylomirabilota bacterium:
CTGGGGCACCTCCGGAGCAACGGCATGCGCGCCGACGACGTGAAGCTCGTCAACGTGAAGCCGGCGGACATCCCCACCGCGCTGGCCCGACGCGACGTCGACGCCATCGCCATCTGGGAGCCGTGGCCGAGCACGGCGGTCGTCAACGTGCCGGGGTCGTTGCGCGTCGTCGACGGCGGCTGCCCGACCTGCTACATCCCGGCGGCCATCCTGACGAACCGGGACACCGCGGCGAAGAAGCCGGAAGCCCTCCGCCGCTTCATGGTCGCCTTCGCCGAGTCTCAGCAGTGGGTCCGGCAGAACTTCGACGCGGCTGCCGAGATCGTGACGCGCTGGATCCCCGGCATCGACCTGGCCGTCATGAAGGAGGCGATCCGCCAGGCGGGCTACGACCACCGGATCTCCCGGTACACGGTCGAGGGTTACGTCAAGACGACCATCCCCACCCTGCTGGCCGGGGGCCAGCTGAAGAATGCCTTCGATCCCTCGCCGTTCATCGATCCGCAGTTCTATCTCTACGCGGAGAAGAGCTCTCCGCAGTTCTACGCGGACCTGCCGCCGATCCCGCCCGCGATCCGCGTCCAGCCCTGAGGCGGGACGTCGGTGGCGGCGCCGAAGGTCGTGATGCGGGGGCTCTCCGTCGACTACGTCAACGAGGAGCGCGGCGAGCGCCACCGGGCGATCGAGTCCCTGACCCTCGACCTCTACGCGAACGAGTTCCTGTGCGTGGTCGGGCCCAGCGGGTGCGGGAAATCGACGCTGATCGCGGCCATCGCCGGCTTCCTGGAGCCGGCCGGCGGCGAGCTCCTGATGGACGGGCGGCGGATCGCGGGGCCGGGCGCCGACCGGGGCGTCGTGTTCCAGGAGTACGCGCTCTTGCCCTGGAAGAAGGTGATCGACAACGTGGCCCTCGGCCTCAAGCTCCGCGGCCTTCCCCGGGCCCGGCGGCACGAGATCGCCCGGGGATTCCTCCGGCTCACCAACCTGACCGATGCCGCCGAGAAGTACCCCCACGAGCTGTCGGGTGGCATGAAGCAGCGGGTCGCCGTCGCCCGCACGCTCGCCAACCAGCCGGAGATCATGCTGATGGACGAGCCGTTCGCGGCGGTCGACGCGCAGACCCGGATGACGCTGCAGGAGGAGCTGGTCCGGATCTGGGAGCGCTCGCAGGTCACCGTGCTCTTCGTGACCCACAGCGTGGAAGAGGCGGTGTTCCTGGCCGACCGGGTGGCGGTGCTGACCTCCGGACCGGGACGCCTCAAGGCCGTGATCCCGGTCAACATCCCGCGCGGCGAGCGGACCTGGGCGAAGCTCCCGAACGACCCGGAGTACGTCGCCCTCCGCGACCGGGTCCTCGAGCTCGTCCGGGCGGACCTCGGGGAGACCGTGTGACCATCGCGCGCGTGCGAGCGGTCATCCGGCAGCGCCCGGTGTGGGTGACCGCGTGGCTGCTCCTCGCGCTCCTCACGTTCCAGGCCTGGTCGGCCTGGGCCGGGGCCGCCAAGCTGCGGGCGGCGGGACTGGCCACGGTCGATCGGCCGGTCCACGTCGAGCTGATCCTCGGCATCGCCCCCGAGCCGTTCCACGTGGCGATCTTCCAGGAGGCCGGGCGCCTGATCGCGGTCCAAGGCCGGAGCGTGTTCCTCATGGACGTGCCTCCCGAGGCGCTCCACGACCTCGCCGCGCGCTACTGGGTCCGGGCGGTGCGGCCGTGGGCGGGACGCTGAGATAGCGGCCTCCGGCGCGCCTCCGCCGCCCGGCGCCTCGATCGCGCTCCCGCCGGGCCGCCCGGCCGGGTGGCGCGTCGGGGCGGGGCGCCTCCTCCGGAGCACACTGGGCCTGCTTCTCGTCCTCGGGCTCTGGCAGCTCTCGGTGCCGCTGGTGGGGCTCTCCGAGTTCTTCTATCCTTCGCCCCAGCGGGTTGCGCGCGCCTTCGGTGAGCTGATCCAGAAGGGGATCCTGCCGGTCTACGTCCGCGACAGCCTCGTCCGCTACGCGGCGAGCATCGCCATCGGCGTCGTCATCGGCGTGGTCCTGGGCGTGGCGGTCGGTCTCAACCGGCTCCTCGCCCGCCTCCTCGGTCCGTTCGTCAACTTTCTCTACGCCATCGTGGAAGGCGCCTGGATCCCGCTCTTCGTCGTCTGGTGGGGGTACGGGGTCGAGGTGATCGTGGTGCTACTCGTCTACATCGTCTTCTTCCCGATGTTCTTCAACACCATGGTCGCCGTCCGGACCGTGCCCCAGGCCTACGTGAACGCGGTGCGGGCCCTGGGGGCCTCTCGCTGGCAGGTGGTGGCGGAGGTGATCGTGCCGGCGGCGCTCCCCGGCATCATCACGGGCTTCCGGGTGGGGGCCGGCTTCGCCTTCCGCGGGCTCATCTTCGCCGAGATGCTGGCGGCCAAGACGGGCGTCGGCTACCTGATCTACGAAGGGGTGTCGAACCAGCACACGGCCCGCACCATCGTGGGGATGGTCTGCATGGGCGTCATGTGGCTCTTCATCGATCGAGTGTACCTGAAGCCCTTCGAGCAGGTGACGATCGAGCGCTGGGGTCTGCTGGTGACGCCGGAAGGGCAGGGATGAGAGCGGCGGCCAGGTTTCCGGGCCTGGCGACGAGCCGGGCGATCGGGCTCGCTCCGTTCGTCGTGGTGATCGCCGCCTGGCTCGTGGTGCCGATGACGCTCACGTACCCGCGCTACGTGCTCCCCCCGGTGGCCGACCTCGGTGGCCGGCTGATTCAGTCGCTCGGGGACGGGAGCCTGCTCCGGCACACCGCCCACAGCCTTCTCCGGCTTCTCGCCGGATTCCTGGTGGGGAACGCCCTGGCGATCCCGCTCGGCATCGCGATCGCGCTGAACCGTCGGGTCGCGGACCTCCTGCGGCCGGTCCTCACCTTCCTGCAGTCGATCGCCGGCATCGCCTGGATCCCGCTGGCCATCGTCTGGTTCGGGATCGGGGACGGGGCGGTCGTGTTCGTCATCGCCAACATCATCTTCTTCAGCGTGATCTACAACACCGTGATCGGCGTCCAGACCATCCCGCGGCTGCTCCGGCGCGCGGTCCAGAGTCACGGGGGCCAGGGCTTTCAGATCTTCACGGAGCTGATCCTGCCGGGGGCGCTGGTCCAGATCATCCTGGGGCTTCGGACCTCGGTCGCCCTCGGATGGCGGGCGCTGGTGGCGGCCGAGATGCTGGCCGGCGCCAGCGGGCTCGGCTACATGACGATCGAAGCCGTCCAGTGGTACAAGACGGACGTGGTGCTCCTCGGCATGATCCTGATCGGGCTCCTGTGGCTCGCCCTGGACCGCCTCCTCTTCGTGCCGCTGGAGCGGGCCACGGTACTGCGGTGGGGCATCGTCCAGCGTTGAGCGGCGCCCGAGCCGCTCCGAGGGCTCAGCGGCTCAGACGCCGCGCCCGGGGAGCGGAGAGAGCTCGACGT
This window contains:
- a CDS encoding ABC transporter permease, whose translation is MRAAARFPGLATSRAIGLAPFVVVIAAWLVVPMTLTYPRYVLPPVADLGGRLIQSLGDGSLLRHTAHSLLRLLAGFLVGNALAIPLGIAIALNRRVADLLRPVLTFLQSIAGIAWIPLAIVWFGIGDGAVVFVIANIIFFSVIYNTVIGVQTIPRLLRRAVQSHGGQGFQIFTELILPGALVQIILGLRTSVALGWRALVAAEMLAGASGLGYMTIEAVQWYKTDVVLLGMILIGLLWLALDRLLFVPLERATVLRWGIVQR
- a CDS encoding ABC transporter ATP-binding protein → MAAPKVVMRGLSVDYVNEERGERHRAIESLTLDLYANEFLCVVGPSGCGKSTLIAAIAGFLEPAGGELLMDGRRIAGPGADRGVVFQEYALLPWKKVIDNVALGLKLRGLPRARRHEIARGFLRLTNLTDAAEKYPHELSGGMKQRVAVARTLANQPEIMLMDEPFAAVDAQTRMTLQEELVRIWERSQVTVLFVTHSVEEAVFLADRVAVLTSGPGRLKAVIPVNIPRGERTWAKLPNDPEYVALRDRVLELVRADLGETV
- a CDS encoding ABC transporter permease subunit encodes the protein MPLVGLSEFFYPSPQRVARAFGELIQKGILPVYVRDSLVRYAASIAIGVVIGVVLGVAVGLNRLLARLLGPFVNFLYAIVEGAWIPLFVVWWGYGVEVIVVLLVYIVFFPMFFNTMVAVRTVPQAYVNAVRALGASRWQVVAEVIVPAALPGIITGFRVGAGFAFRGLIFAEMLAAKTGVGYLIYEGVSNQHTARTIVGMVCMGVMWLFIDRVYLKPFEQVTIERWGLLVTPEGQG
- a CDS encoding ABC transporter substrate-binding protein, translating into MKRFLRVIAAVTLGLACAVPAVAQTAIDIKIGAGPASDHAPGFVGIERGIFARHGLNAKIIMYPTGVEMINGLMAGAQDVNLMGSIPFLAAISNGVPLVLIAHLHGDPLRPDYSTGHSIVAGPGTGIQKGEIKALKGKRIGLPRGTGAEGYLLGHLRSNGMRADDVKLVNVKPADIPTALARRDVDAIAIWEPWPSTAVVNVPGSLRVVDGGCPTCYIPAAILTNRDTAAKKPEALRRFMVAFAESQQWVRQNFDAAAEIVTRWIPGIDLAVMKEAIRQAGYDHRISRYTVEGYVKTTIPTLLAGGQLKNAFDPSPFIDPQFYLYAEKSSPQFYADLPPIPPAIRVQP